A window of Ignicoccus hospitalis KIN4/I contains these coding sequences:
- a CDS encoding O-methyltransferase, with product MGNHKMTGFEELYRYVMERSRRLGIPHIPLEDAYVLQGTSFAALANAEGVALDLGAGIGFSALWILQAAKAFGKRLIAVEREARFFEELKGLAEKAGFEAVHGDALDFLKGFEEPVAFAFVDVDKEQYPDVLELLYEKLGKGGVMLFHNAIFPPPPQTFFEKLKELKVKYLVVPTSLGLVVAAKT from the coding sequence ATGGGTAATCACAAGATGACGGGGTTTGAAGAGCTCTATAGGTACGTAATGGAGAGGTCCCGGAGGTTGGGAATACCCCACATACCGTTGGAGGACGCTTACGTGTTGCAAGGGACCTCGTTCGCCGCCCTGGCTAACGCGGAGGGAGTGGCGCTGGACTTGGGCGCCGGAATAGGCTTCTCGGCTTTGTGGATACTCCAAGCAGCCAAGGCCTTCGGGAAGAGGCTCATAGCTGTGGAGAGGGAGGCAAGATTCTTCGAAGAGTTAAAGGGCTTGGCTGAGAAGGCCGGTTTCGAGGCCGTGCACGGGGACGCCTTGGATTTCTTAAAAGGGTTCGAAGAGCCCGTGGCCTTCGCGTTCGTAGACGTGGATAAGGAGCAGTATCCAGACGTGTTGGAATTGCTCTATGAGAAGTTGGGTAAGGGAGGAGTAATGTTGTTCCACAACGCGATCTTTCCGCCACCTCCTCAGACGTTCTTCGAAAAGCTCAAAGAGCTCAAGGTCAAGTACTTGGTAGTGCCGACCTCCCTGGGCCTCGTGGTAGCCGCTAAAACTTGA
- a CDS encoding class I tRNA ligase family protein: MQQKFFVTAAFPYALPLDVDELVTRVRSYLVADVYARYHEARGRRVLFPMAFHYSGTPLVSFYERVKSRSPEALKLLKELGVPEDVKSPKELGDFMSRKLKELFDSLRLRIDWEHSFTTEDPGFKSFVKWIYLKLKEKGLVVKGTYPVPWDPVEEVPVSSHDTEGFKQIKVGSFFLLMFELSPGLYLPAAARPETSFGITNIWINPKAEYKIVEAGGKRMIMSSKAAFKIRFQLDEVFEVGKVDPEEILGKRAVNPITGESVPVLPSSSVDPERGSGVVASKPAHDVNDYREVQKLLSKPFVLESFDVDPKELEPKAVIELPGCEVPAACFEDNRELVLAERSKGKLKPEAVLKALKGSEDQFLKGLLLTVLTERPVAEVSEVIKRAATVGGVALEFYDVLNGPIRSRFGNEVVVKVLKDQWFLNYDDEKWKKKALEVLSLMEVVPKEVSRSLVTVIESLKKRAFALARGLGTPLPWDENLVIDSLSDSTLYYLFYLFADVLKDKEVKPEAWDYLILGEGKAEDLKYLRKRFLEWMPLDMRVVHEELVSNHVAYMLFHHAAIFGTSNVPRKLLVTGEVEGVSVNPFKEDPQALRLYLLTAAKPTSPLKFSEKDLREVQKRIEEILKEWPSGDREAGELEEWLESALALRVQRAEAALEQGDVREAALQALGFLKDLRRYYQRLEDKGLPPSKEVRRLLREWGSLLYPFAPSLAEALGGVPRWPSLERNLEVEAKEAYFDMLLNEIKKVKSDKVLVEVAPREATEALREVVESVEEGVWEELEDVPRQLLERALKLSEEWRELLYYIKDEYEMASSLKEELERRTGKEVHVKVGDAQPLSPKVRGL; encoded by the coding sequence TTGCAACAGAAGTTCTTCGTTACCGCAGCTTTCCCCTACGCCCTCCCGCTCGACGTGGACGAGCTCGTAACTAGGGTGCGCTCCTACCTAGTAGCCGACGTGTACGCGAGGTACCACGAGGCTAGGGGGAGGAGGGTCCTATTTCCCATGGCTTTCCACTACAGCGGCACGCCCCTCGTTTCCTTCTACGAGAGGGTGAAGTCCCGCTCCCCGGAGGCGCTGAAGTTATTAAAGGAACTGGGCGTCCCCGAGGACGTAAAGAGCCCTAAGGAACTTGGGGACTTCATGTCCAGAAAGCTGAAGGAGCTCTTCGATTCGTTGAGGTTGAGGATAGATTGGGAGCACTCGTTCACCACGGAGGATCCCGGATTTAAGTCCTTTGTAAAGTGGATATACTTAAAACTGAAGGAAAAGGGCTTAGTGGTCAAGGGCACTTACCCGGTGCCGTGGGACCCGGTAGAAGAGGTCCCGGTGAGCTCCCACGACACTGAAGGCTTCAAGCAGATAAAGGTGGGATCCTTCTTCTTGTTAATGTTCGAGTTGAGCCCGGGCTTGTACTTGCCGGCGGCCGCCCGGCCGGAGACCTCATTCGGTATAACTAACATATGGATCAACCCCAAGGCAGAGTACAAGATAGTGGAGGCCGGCGGCAAGAGGATGATTATGTCGTCCAAGGCAGCTTTTAAGATTAGGTTCCAGTTGGACGAGGTGTTTGAAGTAGGCAAGGTAGATCCTGAGGAGATCCTCGGCAAGAGGGCCGTCAACCCCATAACTGGGGAGAGCGTGCCCGTGCTGCCCTCAAGCTCGGTGGACCCGGAGAGGGGAAGCGGCGTCGTGGCCTCGAAGCCTGCGCACGACGTGAACGACTACCGCGAGGTGCAGAAGCTCTTGAGCAAACCCTTCGTGCTCGAGAGCTTCGACGTTGACCCGAAGGAGCTAGAGCCGAAGGCCGTGATAGAGCTGCCCGGGTGTGAGGTCCCAGCGGCTTGCTTCGAGGACAACAGGGAGCTCGTGCTCGCGGAAAGGAGCAAGGGCAAGCTCAAACCCGAAGCGGTCTTAAAGGCGTTGAAGGGCTCGGAGGACCAGTTCCTCAAGGGCTTGCTCTTGACCGTGTTGACCGAGCGACCGGTCGCGGAGGTCTCGGAAGTAATAAAGAGAGCTGCAACCGTCGGGGGAGTTGCTTTAGAGTTTTACGACGTATTGAACGGACCGATAAGGTCTAGGTTCGGTAACGAAGTAGTGGTGAAGGTCCTCAAGGACCAGTGGTTCTTGAACTACGACGACGAGAAGTGGAAGAAGAAGGCGTTAGAGGTTCTTAGCCTGATGGAGGTGGTTCCCAAAGAAGTCTCGAGGTCCTTAGTAACGGTCATAGAAAGCCTCAAGAAGAGGGCGTTCGCTCTGGCACGGGGCTTGGGCACCCCGTTGCCGTGGGACGAGAACTTAGTAATAGACAGCCTCAGCGACTCCACCTTGTATTACTTGTTCTACCTATTTGCAGACGTCCTCAAGGACAAAGAAGTGAAACCCGAGGCGTGGGACTACTTGATACTGGGGGAGGGCAAGGCGGAAGACTTGAAGTACTTGAGGAAGAGGTTCTTGGAGTGGATGCCCCTAGACATGAGGGTTGTCCACGAGGAGCTCGTGAGCAACCACGTCGCCTACATGCTGTTCCACCACGCGGCCATCTTCGGAACCTCCAACGTTCCGAGGAAGTTGTTGGTAACTGGAGAGGTGGAGGGCGTCAGCGTAAACCCGTTTAAGGAGGACCCGCAAGCCTTGAGGTTGTACTTGCTGACCGCGGCGAAGCCCACCTCGCCTCTGAAGTTCTCGGAAAAGGACCTCCGCGAGGTTCAAAAGAGGATAGAGGAGATACTCAAGGAGTGGCCCTCCGGGGACAGGGAGGCCGGGGAGCTCGAGGAGTGGCTGGAGTCGGCCTTGGCGCTGAGGGTTCAAAGGGCCGAGGCGGCGCTGGAGCAAGGGGACGTTAGGGAGGCGGCCCTACAAGCCCTGGGCTTCTTGAAGGACTTGAGGAGGTACTACCAGAGGTTGGAGGACAAGGGCTTGCCGCCCTCCAAGGAAGTGAGGAGGCTGCTGAGGGAGTGGGGCTCGCTGTTGTACCCGTTCGCGCCCTCGCTGGCGGAGGCCCTAGGAGGGGTCCCCCGGTGGCCTTCCTTGGAGCGGAACTTGGAGGTCGAGGCTAAAGAAGCATACTTCGATATGTTACTAAATGAAATTAAAAAGGTGAAGTCGGACAAAGTCCTAGTAGAGGTGGCCCCTAGGGAGGCGACTGAGGCGCTCAGGGAAGTGGTGGAGAGCGTGGAGGAGGGGGTCTGGGAAGAGCTGGAGGACGTCCCCCGGCAGCTGTTGGAGAGGGCCTTGAAGTTGAGCGAGGAGTGGAGGGAGTTGTTGTACTACATAAAGGACGAATACGAGATGGCGAGCTCCCTAAAGGAGGAGTTGGAGAGGAGGACCGGCAAGGAGGTCCACGTAAAGGTGGGAGACGCACAGCCCTTGTCCCCCAAGGTGAGGGGCCTTTGA
- a CDS encoding aspartate aminotransferase family protein, with amino-acid sequence MNARLLRFYPPRGLKIVKAYMQYVWDDKWNKYLDYYNGYGVGFLGHRNPRVVAKIVEQLGTLMINSPSFDDPAKEELMAKLPKILPNTLLNVYFQNSGAEAVELALKLALHYTNREKVVAFKRAFHGRTLGALSLTWGSEYRKPSERALYKNVVFADFNSVEELDKVIDENTAAVFVEPVQGEGGINPATPEFMNAVARRAREVGAVLVYDEVQAGFGRTGYVWAYQGLGAPDPDVLLSGKAIGNGYPVSMVAVSDKIAESVVPGMHGSTYGANPVALAAVSGAVDVLLEDEVPKQAREKGKLFQEMLEEKLKDVKLVRDYRAIGLMVGVELRVKPGKYIEALQREGVLSLKAGTTVIRFLPPYVTTSEDINFATERLRKVLVSGV; translated from the coding sequence TTGAACGCCAGGCTTTTACGGTTCTACCCGCCCAGAGGCTTGAAGATCGTGAAGGCCTACATGCAGTACGTGTGGGACGACAAGTGGAACAAGTATTTGGACTACTACAACGGATACGGGGTAGGCTTCTTAGGGCATAGAAACCCGAGGGTGGTCGCCAAGATCGTAGAGCAGTTGGGGACCCTCATGATAAATTCCCCCTCGTTCGACGACCCCGCGAAGGAGGAATTGATGGCAAAGCTTCCCAAAATCTTGCCTAATACGTTGCTCAACGTTTACTTCCAGAACTCCGGGGCCGAAGCAGTAGAGTTGGCGCTCAAGCTGGCTTTACATTATACTAATAGGGAGAAGGTGGTAGCCTTCAAGAGGGCCTTCCACGGGAGGACTCTGGGAGCCCTCAGCCTGACGTGGGGCTCCGAGTACCGCAAGCCCTCCGAGAGGGCGCTGTACAAGAACGTCGTGTTCGCGGACTTCAACTCCGTCGAGGAGCTCGATAAGGTAATAGATGAGAACACAGCCGCAGTTTTCGTGGAGCCCGTCCAGGGCGAGGGCGGCATAAACCCTGCCACGCCGGAGTTCATGAACGCCGTAGCGAGGAGGGCTAGGGAGGTCGGCGCGGTCCTAGTTTACGACGAGGTGCAAGCCGGCTTCGGGAGGACCGGTTACGTGTGGGCCTACCAAGGGCTGGGGGCCCCCGACCCCGACGTACTTCTGAGCGGGAAGGCCATAGGCAACGGCTACCCGGTATCCATGGTGGCGGTTTCCGACAAGATAGCTGAGAGTGTTGTGCCCGGGATGCACGGCTCCACCTACGGCGCTAACCCCGTGGCGCTGGCGGCGGTGAGCGGGGCGGTGGACGTGCTCCTAGAAGACGAAGTCCCAAAGCAAGCTAGGGAGAAGGGCAAACTCTTCCAAGAGATGCTCGAGGAAAAGTTGAAGGACGTCAAGCTCGTTCGGGACTACAGAGCTATAGGCCTAATGGTCGGCGTAGAGCTCCGCGTCAAGCCCGGCAAGTACATAGAGGCCTTGCAGAGGGAAGGCGTGCTGAGCTTGAAGGCCGGTACGACAGTAATAAGGTTCTTACCGCCGTACGTGACGACCTCCGAAGATATTAATTTCGCAACGGAGAGACTAAGGAAGGTGTTAGTTAGTGGAGTTTGA
- a CDS encoding formate--phosphoribosylaminoimidazolecarboxamide ligase family protein: MKEIVNNYDKKPAIAAVASHSALDLFDGAKDEGFRTIAVCQKGREKPYIKFSRVVDECILLERYKDVLREDVQRRLREEAAIFVPNRSFAVYVGYDAIEQEFEVPVFGNRYLLRWEERVGEKNYYKLLDEAGIKRPKLFNSPEEIDRPVIVKVPEAKRRVERGFFVAMDKEDYWKRVKELKEAGVIDDEGLKNASIEELVLGAHFNINYFYSPLLEDLELHSVDRRIQSDLDGWLRLPAREQLRLAGNPRMIEVGHLPATLRESLLEKVFDMGEKFVEAARKLEPPGVVGPFTLQAVVTPELEFVVFDVAPRIGGGNNIYMGLGSQYSKLQFGRPISLGRRVAMEIRLAWETKRLAELVT; the protein is encoded by the coding sequence ATGAAGGAGATTGTTAACAATTACGACAAGAAGCCCGCAATAGCGGCGGTAGCGAGCCACTCCGCCTTGGACTTGTTCGACGGTGCAAAGGACGAAGGGTTCAGAACAATAGCTGTGTGCCAAAAGGGGAGGGAAAAGCCGTACATCAAGTTCAGCCGTGTGGTTGACGAGTGTATACTCCTAGAGAGGTACAAGGACGTCCTCCGCGAGGACGTCCAGAGGAGGCTGAGGGAGGAGGCCGCGATCTTCGTACCCAACCGGAGCTTCGCCGTCTACGTCGGGTACGATGCAATAGAACAAGAGTTCGAGGTCCCCGTGTTCGGGAACCGGTACTTGCTCCGGTGGGAGGAGAGGGTAGGCGAGAAGAACTACTACAAGCTCTTGGACGAGGCTGGAATAAAGAGGCCCAAACTTTTCAACTCCCCCGAAGAGATAGACAGACCGGTCATCGTGAAGGTCCCAGAAGCTAAGAGGAGGGTCGAGAGGGGCTTCTTCGTTGCCATGGATAAAGAGGACTACTGGAAGAGGGTGAAAGAGCTCAAGGAAGCCGGCGTAATAGACGACGAAGGGCTCAAGAACGCGTCTATAGAGGAGTTGGTCTTGGGGGCTCACTTCAACATAAACTACTTCTACAGCCCCTTGTTAGAGGACCTAGAGCTGCACTCGGTTGACAGGAGGATACAGAGCGACTTGGACGGCTGGTTAAGGCTGCCGGCTAGGGAGCAGCTGCGCTTGGCCGGCAACCCGAGGATGATAGAGGTCGGCCACCTTCCGGCCACCTTGAGGGAGAGCTTATTGGAGAAAGTGTTCGACATGGGTGAGAAGTTCGTAGAAGCCGCGAGGAAGTTGGAACCTCCGGGAGTGGTGGGGCCCTTCACACTTCAAGCGGTAGTTACGCCGGAGCTGGAGTTCGTGGTGTTCGACGTGGCCCCTAGGATAGGGGGCGGGAACAACATATACATGGGGTTAGGGAGCCAGTACTCCAAGTTGCAGTTCGGGAGGCCTATAAGCTTGGGTCGGAGGGTCGCCATGGAAATAAGGCTGGCTTGGGAGACCAAGAGGTTGGCAGAGCTCGTCACGTAG
- a CDS encoding ATP-dependent DNA ligase, with protein MKFSDVVDALERLERTTSRTQIVAILTNLFKKVIEENKDIIDKVVYFIQGKLWPDWYGYPEIGIGEKGIIKAISLAANVKEKEVEGLYKQLGDLGLVAERLMAKAPKGGLMMFVKKKEELTFEKVYETLKRIAFMQGEGSRDLKIKTLAGLLKEASPKEAKYIVRFVQGKLRLGVGDASIIEALAHVAGTTKDVVERAYNLRADLGAVAKIAVTEGPEALKRVRPKPGVPVRPMLAERLNDPKEILKKLGGKGLAEYKYDGERAQIHLLPDGKVVIFSRRLENITRSYPDVVQYAKSGLKAKEAIVEGEIIAVNPETGEPRPFQELMRRRRKHDVALAMSEIPVNVKLFDIIYVDGEDMTNKPLPLRRKRLEEVVEESEEFSLSTAKLVSTPEELEQFFHQSISEGHEGLVVKAVHDKSVYQAGARGWLWIKYKKDYKSEMVEPVDLVVVGAFYGRGRRGGTFGALLVAGYDEKRDAFATVCKVGSGFSDEELARLPELLKPYISETKPPRVISNVKPDVWVRPALVAEIIGAEITLSPIHTCAKDEVSAGSGLAIRFPRFIRWRPDKGPEDATTCGEIVEMYKSRLKKVEEPT; from the coding sequence TTGAAGTTTTCGGACGTCGTAGACGCCCTCGAGAGGCTGGAGAGGACTACCTCGAGGACACAGATAGTCGCTATATTAACGAACTTATTTAAGAAAGTCATTGAAGAGAACAAAGATATAATAGATAAGGTGGTTTACTTCATCCAAGGCAAGCTCTGGCCCGACTGGTACGGCTACCCGGAGATAGGGATCGGCGAGAAGGGGATAATAAAGGCCATCTCCTTGGCCGCTAACGTTAAGGAGAAGGAAGTGGAAGGCTTGTATAAGCAGCTGGGGGACTTGGGCTTAGTCGCCGAAAGGTTGATGGCGAAGGCCCCAAAGGGGGGCCTGATGATGTTTGTAAAGAAGAAGGAAGAGTTGACGTTCGAGAAGGTATACGAGACTTTGAAGAGGATAGCCTTCATGCAAGGGGAGGGGAGCCGGGACCTCAAGATAAAGACGTTGGCGGGCCTGCTCAAGGAGGCCTCGCCCAAGGAGGCGAAGTACATCGTTAGGTTCGTCCAAGGGAAGTTGCGCTTGGGCGTGGGTGACGCTTCCATAATAGAGGCTTTGGCCCACGTGGCGGGAACGACCAAGGACGTCGTCGAAAGGGCCTACAACTTGAGGGCGGACCTGGGAGCGGTGGCTAAGATAGCGGTCACCGAGGGCCCCGAAGCGCTGAAGAGGGTAAGGCCGAAGCCCGGCGTCCCGGTCCGCCCAATGTTGGCGGAGAGGCTCAACGACCCTAAGGAGATATTGAAGAAGCTCGGTGGCAAGGGGCTGGCCGAGTACAAGTACGACGGTGAGAGGGCTCAGATCCACTTGCTCCCGGACGGAAAGGTGGTGATATTCTCGAGGAGGTTGGAGAACATAACTAGGTCCTATCCGGACGTCGTCCAGTACGCCAAGTCCGGCTTGAAGGCAAAGGAGGCAATAGTAGAGGGAGAGATAATTGCGGTCAACCCCGAGACCGGGGAGCCAAGGCCATTCCAAGAGTTGATGAGGCGGAGGAGGAAGCACGACGTAGCCCTGGCGATGAGTGAGATACCGGTCAACGTGAAGTTGTTTGACATTATATACGTGGACGGCGAGGACATGACTAACAAGCCCCTCCCCCTCAGGAGGAAGAGGTTGGAAGAAGTAGTTGAGGAGAGCGAGGAGTTCTCCCTTTCCACGGCAAAGTTAGTAAGTACGCCCGAGGAGCTCGAGCAGTTCTTCCACCAGTCCATTTCCGAGGGACACGAGGGCTTGGTGGTGAAGGCCGTCCACGACAAGAGCGTCTACCAAGCTGGGGCCAGAGGGTGGCTCTGGATAAAGTACAAGAAAGACTACAAGAGCGAAATGGTAGAGCCGGTCGACTTGGTAGTTGTAGGGGCCTTCTACGGCAGGGGTAGGAGGGGAGGCACCTTCGGGGCCTTGTTAGTCGCCGGCTACGACGAGAAGAGGGACGCCTTTGCGACGGTCTGCAAGGTAGGCTCGGGGTTCAGCGACGAGGAGCTGGCGAGGCTCCCGGAGCTCTTGAAGCCGTACATAAGCGAGACCAAGCCTCCTAGGGTCATAAGCAACGTTAAGCCCGACGTGTGGGTGAGGCCGGCGCTGGTGGCGGAGATCATCGGGGCGGAAATAACGCTGAGTCCTATTCACACTTGCGCTAAGGACGAGGTCAGCGCGGGGAGCGGGCTGGCGATACGCTTCCCGCGTTTCATACGCTGGAGGCCCGACAAGGGGCCGGAGGACGCCACCACGTGTGGAGAGATAGTGGAGATGTACAAAAGCAGGCTCAAGAAGGTCGAGGAACCTACGTGA
- a CDS encoding class I SAM-dependent methyltransferase, with translation MRLLKKIAREVLGDEEVWSRIDVVGDIALIHRKFNYPIDKLKVLGQALLERMPGIKSVWAVEPGTKPPYVLRDLIHLAGERRTETVYREHGCEYLVDLSKVFLVPRLSGEHLRVAKLVEPWEVVFNMFAGAGLFSILIAKMKGAKVYSVDINEYAYKYMVENIRRNKVEGLVVPILGDAASVSLWLRGGVDRVLMPLPELVPDYLDFALLALRYPGKLHMYLHVLVKRGERPRDAAKRVGVPLVAKRCSSFEVERVRLVRTVGPRVAQVVLDLTLEKCEPSPRLGKPYNPKEFLETAPLN, from the coding sequence TTGAGGCTGTTAAAGAAGATCGCTAGGGAAGTCTTGGGGGACGAGGAGGTCTGGAGCAGGATAGACGTAGTAGGCGACATAGCCCTAATACATAGGAAGTTCAACTATCCAATAGACAAATTGAAGGTCTTGGGGCAAGCCCTCTTAGAGAGGATGCCGGGAATAAAGTCGGTTTGGGCGGTAGAGCCCGGGACCAAGCCGCCCTACGTCTTGAGGGACTTGATCCACTTGGCAGGCGAGAGGAGGACCGAGACCGTTTACAGAGAGCACGGCTGCGAGTACTTAGTGGACTTGAGCAAGGTCTTCTTGGTCCCTCGCCTCTCCGGCGAACACTTGCGCGTGGCGAAGCTCGTAGAGCCTTGGGAAGTGGTGTTCAACATGTTCGCCGGGGCGGGACTCTTTTCGATTCTCATAGCCAAAATGAAGGGCGCGAAGGTATATTCAGTGGACATCAACGAGTACGCATACAAATACATGGTTGAAAACATAAGGAGGAACAAGGTTGAGGGACTCGTGGTGCCCATACTAGGCGACGCGGCCTCGGTGAGCTTGTGGCTGAGGGGAGGGGTCGACAGAGTCCTCATGCCCCTCCCGGAGCTGGTCCCCGATTATTTGGACTTCGCCTTGCTGGCCTTAAGGTACCCCGGGAAGCTTCACATGTACTTACACGTATTAGTTAAGAGAGGGGAAAGGCCTAGGGACGCTGCGAAGAGGGTCGGGGTCCCGCTGGTGGCCAAGAGGTGCTCCTCCTTCGAAGTGGAGCGCGTCAGGCTGGTCAGAACCGTGGGGCCGAGGGTAGCACAAGTGGTCTTGGACCTCACGTTAGAGAAGTGCGAGCCCTCCCCGAGGCTGGGCAAGCCTTACAACCCTAAGGAGTTCTTAGAGACCGCTCCCCTCAATTAG